DNA sequence from the Lycium barbarum isolate Lr01 chromosome 5, ASM1917538v2, whole genome shotgun sequence genome:
CATCCATTTTTGTTTGTTCTTGCATCCATagaaaaatttgtcagtttcctatatggcCGACCGCTCTCCCTACGCATGGACTTCTTCCATTCACGCTTTGGCAGGATAGGATGCTCATTTCCCtcaaaaatccttttttttttctagaaaatttTGAAAAGCGACGATttttgaaaatatgtgtatatttttttggtatattatatatgtttcAAAAGTGATATATTTTATATACGCCTTTTTAATGCCATGACATTAGTTACTCAAACAAGGCCTTCCATATCttattcttcttcattttcttcttcttgatctcgacttttgaaatttttgaatccctttcgaaaattttgccccaATTTGTATACATCTTTGTACCAACTAGAATTTCTCTATGTcggaggaatttttgagaccctctcaaaaattctgccccaatgtaagtgtgtacttgtcgATTCTTGATTTTACTGTGCTTGaggaattttttattttcttctcaaaaattttgcccccagtttccttgtggggttacctttatcttTCTCATGCTAAATCAATTCTGAGGTTTCCTAAGGCTTATTgggaattttgtttggaatgaccgagctTGGGAgaccgcctacgtatcccgtttTGGGAATCAGGTCAAAACATAGTTTAGGGTAAAATATATTGGAATTTTTTGGCGAGACCGAACTCACAAGAGCGCCTACACATCCCAAATGGGAATCTGGTCATAGCGTAGTTCAAGAtgcataattttggatttttggttTAAAGCGATCGAGCTTGGAAAAGTGCCTACTttccccttataagtatagggaatcaggtcctcgcGTAGTTCGTACATGGTTTTGGATTTGGTTTTATCAAAAAGtgcaaaattacaagcaaaggaaaCGTAATTAAAGCAACATAAACTACAAAAACTCTAAATCTTCGTAGTCGTCTTCTTCTTtacacgtagtatctcttgatggcatctAAATTTATTGCCCTTCGCCACTCctgaccatccatttcagcaagtacCACTACTCCTCCTGATAGTTCCTTTCgcaccatatagggcccttgccagtttggtgcaAACTTTCCCTTGTATTCCTGTTGATTtgggaatattcgtttgagcaccAATTTCCCAATTTGAAAAATCCTAGTTCTCACTTGCTTGTTGAAAGCTCGTGCTATTCTCTGTTGGTACAATTGACCATGGAAAATAGAAATCATTCGCTTTTTATCTATTAAAGCCAGTTGCTCATACCTCGTGCGGATCAATTCTACAtcgtccaactcagcttcttgtattattcgacgtgaagggatttctacttcggctggtatCACTGCTTCAGTGTCATACACTAACAAGTACGGAGTGGCCCCAGTTGAAATCCTAGGCGTGGTGCGATATCCCAGTAATGCATAAGGCAATTGTTCATGCCaatctttgtagttatcaatcatcttcctgAGAATCTTCTTGATGGTTTTGTTGGCGGCTTCCACAACCCCATTCATTTGTGGTCGGTATGCGGTTGAATTTTGGTGAGTGATTAGGAATTGTGCACAcatttctttcatcaagtggATGTTCAGATTAGCCCATTGTCTGATATAATTGATTCTGGGAtaccaaatcggcatatgatgttatAGCGCACAAAATCTGCgactactttctttgttactgatgcaTAAGATgccgcttccacccacttggtgaaataGTCTATGGCAACCAAAATGAAACGGTGTTTGTTTGACGTAATTGGCTCAAtcggtcctatgacatccatgccccaggTGGCGAATGGCCAAGGCAACGTCATAGCGTTTAGTTTTATTGGAGGAACCTATATCAAATCTCCATGAATTTGACACATGTGTAATTTCGGGACGAATTTGCTACAATcgttctccatggtcatccagtaataacttGTTCTTAAGATTTTCTTCGCTAGCACGaaccattcatgtgaggcccggAGGTTCCAggatgcacttcttcaatcaattttgTGTCTTCGATGGAGTCAACGCATCTAAGCAATCCCAAAGCCGAGATACGTTTGTACAGAACATTCTTGTTTAGAAAGAAACTATTTGCCAATttcctgatggtcttcttttggTAGATAGTGATTCACTCAGTATATTCTCTTTTCTCCaagaacattttaatgtcaacgtaccaaggttttccattAGTCTCTgcttctacaaaagcacagtgagCTGGTTGATCTCTGATTTCAACTTTGATAGGATCAATATATCTACTATCCGGATGCCGAATCATGGATTCTATTGTTGTCAatgcatcagcaaactcattcAGGGTTCTTGGTATGTGTTTGAACTTAACCTCGCGAAATCGATCTGCCAAcctttgcacaagtccaacatacCATATGATCTTTTCATATTTGGTGGCCCATTCTTCTCGAGCTTGATGAATCAACAAATCCGAGTCGCCAATTACTTGAAGTTCTCTTACATCCATGTCGAGGGCTAA
Encoded proteins:
- the LOC132639383 gene encoding uncharacterized protein LOC132639383, which codes for MNGVVEAANKTIKKILRKMIDNYKDWHEQLPYALLGYRTTPRISTGATPYLLVYDTEAVIPAERIARAFNKQVRTRIFQIGKLVLKRIFPNQQEYKGKFAPNWQGPYMVRKELSGGVVVLAEMDGQEWRRAINLDAIKRYYV